Part of the Pseudomonas sp. ADAK13 genome is shown below.
ATGCCCGGCATGTTCCAGTCCGTTACCAGAAAGTCGATGCTCCCGCTGTTGAGGATCGGAATCGCCGTAATGCCGTCATCCGCCTCGACCGTGTTAGTGAACCCAAGGTCACGCAACAGGTTTTTTATGATCCGCCGCATCGTTGAGAAGTCATCAACGATGAGGATTTTCATGTTCTTGTCCAATTCGACCTCCAAGCAGTCTTAAACGCGCCCAGCACCTGGGCGCGCCATATCAATCAACAGGCGTTACACAAAAAGGACTACCGGGGGCGCACCACGGGCCAAGCCCGTCCGGACGCAAGGCCTGGACGGTATCGTTCGCAGTGTCCCCACACTGCCTGTCAGCGCGCTCGCCACTCTCCCAAACGCCCCCGCAAGCGGGCTGCGCACTGGCTGTGTAACTGGCTGACCCGCGATTCGCTGACGCCCAGGACCTCACCGATTTCCTTGAGGTTCAGCTCTTCGTCGTAGTACAGCGCCAACACCAGTCGCTCACGCTCCGGCAAATTGGCAATCGCGTCCGCCAGCGCAGTCTGGAAGCGTTCATCTTCCAGATCGCGTGACGGTTCGAGATGGGCACTCGCGCCGTCCTCGTGCAGCCCTTCATGTTCGCCGTCCTGCAAAAGGTCGTCGAAACTGAACAGGCGGCTGCCCAAGGTATCGTTCAAAATCCCGTAGTAATCATCGAGACTCAATTGGAGTTCGGCCGCAACTTCGTGATCTTTAGCGTCGCGACCGGTTTTTGCTTCAATTGAGCGAATTGCGTCACTCACCATCCGTGTATTGCGGTGCACCGAACGCGGCGCCCAATCACCTTTACGCACTTCATCGAGCATGGCCCCACGGATACGGATACCCGCGTAGGTCTCGAAACTCGCGCCCTTGCTCGCGTCGTACTTGGTCGACACTTCGAGCAAGCCGATCATCCCGGCCTGGATCAAGTCTTCGACCTGGACGCTGGCAGGCAGGCGCGCCAGCAAGTGATAGGCAATGCGCTTGACCAGCGGCGCATAGCGCTCGATCAATTCGACCTGACTGTCACGTGCCGACTTCTTGTAAAGGTTGTAGCCGCTGGCTGTCATAGCACCGGTCCTGCGCTCGTCTGATGCACCAATCGCTCGACGAAAAACTCCAGATGCCCACGCGGGTTGGCGGGCAACGGCCAGGTATCGACCTTCTGGGCAATAGCCTTGAACGCCAATGCGCACTTCGAACGAGGGAACGCTTCATAGACCGCACGCTGCTTTTGCACGGCCTTGCGTACGCACTCGTCGTAAGGAACTGCGCCAACGTATTGTAAGGCGACATCGAGGAAGCGATCTGTGACCTTGGTCAACTTGGCGAACAGATTGCGCCCCTCTTGCGGGCTTTGGGCCATGTTGGCCAGCACACGGAAGCGGTTCATGCCGTAGTCACGGTTAAGCAGTTTGATCAGGGCGTAGGCGTCGGTGATCGAGGTGGGTTCGTCGCACACCACCAGCAACACTTCCTGGGCGGCGCGCACGAAGCTGACCACGGACTCGCCGATGCCGGCGGCGGTGTCGATCACCAGCACGTCGAGGTTGTCGCCAATGTCGCTGAACGCCTGGATCAGGCCGGCATGTTGCGCCGGGCTCAGGTGCACCATGCTCTGGGTGCCGGAAGCGGCCGGCACGATACGAATCCCGCCGGGCCCCTGCAACAGCACGTCGCGCAGCTCACAGCGGCCTTCGATCACGTCGGCCAGAGTATGTTTGGGCGTCAGCCCCAGCAGAACGTCGACGTTCGCCAGCCCCAGGTCAGCATCCAGCAGCATGACGCGACGGCCAAGCTCTGCCAGGGCCAGGGACAAATTCACTGACACGTTAGTTTTCCCGACGCCACCTTTGCCGCCGGTCACCGCGATCACCTGTACGGGATGCATGCTGCCCATTTTATTTCTTTACCTTGTCTTGCTTAGACGCAGGCTACATGACTTGGCCGCGCGAACTGCTGGCAGACCATCGATGTAGATACATTGCACTGTCGTTTTGTGTTGCCTGTTCATGTTGACCTCAGCCGACCCGTTTGTTCGGACTGTGGTAGAGGTCGGCGAACATGTCAGCCATCGCTTCCTCACTCGGTTCTTCCTGCATTTGCACGCTGACAGCCCGGCTGACCAACTGATGACGGCGCGGCAGATGCAAATCATCCGGGATCCGCGGCCCGTCGGTCAGGTAGGCGACCGGTAATTCATGGCTGATAGCCAGGCTCAACACTTCGCCCAGGCTCGCTGTTTCATCCAGTTTAGTCAGGATGCAGCCCGCCAGCCCGCAGCGTTTATAGCTGTGGTAGGCAGCTGTCAGTACCTGCTTCTGGCTGGTCGTGGCAAGTACCAAATAGTTTCTGGATTTGATCCCGCGCCCGGCCAGGCTTTCCAGTTGCATGCGCAAGGCCGGGTCGCTGGCTTGCAGGCCAGCGGTATCGATCAACACCACGCGCTTGCGCAGCAGCGGGTCGAGGGCGTTGGCCAGGGACTGGCCCGGATCGACGTGGGTCACCGGCACATTGAGGATGCGGCCCAGGGTCTTGAGCTGTTCCTGGGCGCCAATGCGGTAGCTGTCCATGCTCACCAGGGCGATGTTCTGCGCGCCGTACTTGAGCACGTAACGGGCGGCCAGCTTGGCCAGGGTAGTGGTCTTGCCCATGCCGGCAGGGCCGACCATGGCAATCACGCCGCCTTCTTCCAGGGGCTCGATTTCCGGGGTAACAATCATCCGCGCCAAGTGGGCCAGGAGCATGCGCCAGGCCTGCTTGGGTTCTTCAATTTGGGTGGTCAGTTGCAGCAGGTCACGGGACAACGGGCCAGACAGGCCAATGCGTTGCAGACGGCGCCACAGGTTGGCCTGCTGCGGCTGGCTGCCCTGCAACTGGTTCCAGGCCAGCGAGCCCAACTGCACTTCCAGCAGCTCACGCAGGCCGTTGAGCTCGAAACGCATCGAGTCGAACACCCGCTGGTCTACCGCTGCCGCCGGGGCGGGCGCAGCAGGACGTGGCGGTTCGACAAAGGTCGGCTCTACCAACGGCTCGGACGCCGTCAGCGGCAGGCCGGCAAACAGCTGGCGGTTGGTGGTGGTGTCGCTGTCGCCACGCATGCTCAGTTCGGCCTGGGCCGAGACAATGCGCGAAGCGGTCTTGCGCAGCTCGTCTTCCAGCTCCATGTTCGGCACACGCGGCGCCAGGGCCGAGGGCTTGTAATCCAGGGCAGCCGTCAGCTCGACACCGCCGGCAATACGGCGGTTACCGATAATCGCAGCGTCGGCGCCCAACTCATCACGCACCAGTTTCATGGCCTGACGCATATCGGCGGCGAAAAAACGCTTCACTTGCATATCCCACTACCTCAGCCGTTGGGCCCTACTGTCGCGACGATAGTCACTTGCTTATTGTCAGGAATTTCCTGGTAAGCCAATACGTGCAAATTCGGTATAGCCAGGCGTCCAAACCGCGACAACATCGCCCGGACGGGGCCAGCCACCAGCAGGATGACCGGATGGCCTTCCATTTCCTGGCGCTGCGCGGCCTCGATCAACGAACGCTGCAGCTTCTCAGCCATGCTTGGCTCCAGCAACACGCCTTCGTCAGCGCCCTGCCCAGCCTTCTGAATACTATTGAGCAATATTTGTTCCAACCTTGGTTCCAAGGTGATAACAGGCAGCTCGGAGTCAAGCCCTACAATGCTTTGGACGATTGCACGCGACAATCCGACGCGCACTGCGGCCACCAGGGCGGCAGTATCTTGACTCTTGGCGGCATTGTTGGCGATGGCCTCGGCAATGCTGCGAATGTCCCGTACCGGTACCTGCTCGGCCAACAGCGCTTGCAATACCTTGAGCAGTTGCGAGGTAGACAGTACCCCCGGCACCAGCTCCTCGGCGAGTTTTGGCGAGGCCTTGGCCAGCAATTGCAAGAGTTGCTGGACTTCTTCGTGGCCAATCAGCTCGTGGGAGTGCTTGTACAGAATCTGGTTAAGGTGAGTGGCGACCACGGTGCTGGCGTCTACCACGGTGTAGCCCAGCGACTGCGCCTGGCTGCGCTGGCTGATTTCGATCCATACCGCTTCCAGGCCAAAAGCCGGATCTTTGGCGGTAATCCCGTTGAGGCTGCCGAACACCTGGCCCGGGTTGATCGCCAGTTCGCGGTCCGGGTAGATCTCGGCTTCGGCCAGGATCACGCCCATCAGGGTCAGGCGGTAGGCGCTCGGGGCCAGGTCGAGGTTGTCGC
Proteins encoded:
- the fleN gene encoding flagellar synthesis regulator FleN, producing MGSMHPVQVIAVTGGKGGVGKTNVSVNLSLALAELGRRVMLLDADLGLANVDVLLGLTPKHTLADVIEGRCELRDVLLQGPGGIRIVPAASGTQSMVHLSPAQHAGLIQAFSDIGDNLDVLVIDTAAGIGESVVSFVRAAQEVLLVVCDEPTSITDAYALIKLLNRDYGMNRFRVLANMAQSPQEGRNLFAKLTKVTDRFLDVALQYVGAVPYDECVRKAVQKQRAVYEAFPRSKCALAFKAIAQKVDTWPLPANPRGHLEFFVERLVHQTSAGPVL
- the fliA gene encoding RNA polymerase sigma factor FliA is translated as MTASGYNLYKKSARDSQVELIERYAPLVKRIAYHLLARLPASVQVEDLIQAGMIGLLEVSTKYDASKGASFETYAGIRIRGAMLDEVRKGDWAPRSVHRNTRMVSDAIRSIEAKTGRDAKDHEVAAELQLSLDDYYGILNDTLGSRLFSFDDLLQDGEHEGLHEDGASAHLEPSRDLEDERFQTALADAIANLPERERLVLALYYDEELNLKEIGEVLGVSESRVSQLHSQCAARLRGRLGEWRAR
- the flhF gene encoding flagellar biosynthesis protein FlhF, with translation MQVKRFFAADMRQAMKLVRDELGADAAIIGNRRIAGGVELTAALDYKPSALAPRVPNMELEDELRKTASRIVSAQAELSMRGDSDTTTNRQLFAGLPLTASEPLVEPTFVEPPRPAAPAPAAAVDQRVFDSMRFELNGLRELLEVQLGSLAWNQLQGSQPQQANLWRRLQRIGLSGPLSRDLLQLTTQIEEPKQAWRMLLAHLARMIVTPEIEPLEEGGVIAMVGPAGMGKTTTLAKLAARYVLKYGAQNIALVSMDSYRIGAQEQLKTLGRILNVPVTHVDPGQSLANALDPLLRKRVVLIDTAGLQASDPALRMQLESLAGRGIKSRNYLVLATTSQKQVLTAAYHSYKRCGLAGCILTKLDETASLGEVLSLAISHELPVAYLTDGPRIPDDLHLPRRHQLVSRAVSVQMQEEPSEEAMADMFADLYHSPNKRVG